One part of the Andrena cerasifolii isolate SP2316 chromosome 4, iyAndCera1_principal, whole genome shotgun sequence genome encodes these proteins:
- the Ca-ma2d gene encoding ca[2+] channel Muscle-specific alpha2/delta subunit isoform X1: protein MRSGIASSSILLACFLCAGCSARDMLVVAQWADTLGAELWELAEKVARPDELLMKYKAMNTRVEDKSGEELVSIISENVGRMLRRKMDAVTCIRMQAEAYAESWVDDEEDGNFTYVSGKFSRVAGQRSPTLPENMEKNVGVYRPMELTPDSHFYNIPVNTSFSSVHIPTNVYDMSPTVLEDIKKTEILDTVFRQNYESDPALSWQYFGSVSGMLRQYPAMQWRLDLTESNEGAEEYVKEGDEEEAEDRGDEGKVDIYDCRVRSWFIEAATCSKDMVILMDTSGSMTGMGKTIARTTVNAILDTLSNNDFVTVLSYTNDTDDVVPCFKDLLIQATPENVETFKNAITMVKTEGLANLTEAFNRGFNLLRNYRETRGCGADTPCNQLIMLVTDGVPGNLTEVFRAWNWQDNNTHIPVRVFTFLLGKEVTKVREIQWMACLNRGYYAHVHTQEEVREQVLKYIPVVARPMVLQDTVHPVVWTHAYADITNPALASWLWLVMQHEEQRSRLQKHLKGKRLGVRINEDEIYIQQLHKDEDVRQDPSTLNSTAWQEYRLLTSVSTPVFDRKGNSRNNRTRIANLLGVAGTDVPIDDIRKLTLPYKLGVNGYAFIVSNNGYVILHPDLRPVFRGRLKLNYNSIDLTEVEILDDGRGPRNPGPEVLELRAALVDHKRGSTKGVPVKLHYDDNRRVTMERRDYFYAPLPGTPFGLAVAIPNYGTTWIKVGDEIRRNQNLNINISDFFVGNNWRVHPGWVYCRYHYLEGHEFDNPEEELRHFLGLMRKPGWRWSEQYDAYPITDDDSDESANCGSRTLSSDSYYCNKELMQLLVFDAKATNASFNDDFVLEDRRAQHLANVYGIFLRFVATQSGLTRWHHLNTSKLHEDDDGIVFGDLHRRAVNEPWYKGAIFQNIQDPNSIAVTVPWEAGSDAIVTASIGIFPKDGGKTAPAAVIGFQIHMRDLYNRFIALTSLSRNSSMNCSHNWTNCYLLDQNGYVVISKANKTSGQFMGTQEGAVMNSMVQQGLYNPIEIYDYQAWCEEVRIEDAAATLMDPLKYVWKLLLWFLLRVTWFTTQFVNLPVSFAKVHYDEDAPDPPPPPRPYLHHYPCDQKRTLYMMNNTIAGDGISDHPDYCSRPFYARRVPHTNLLLVVVDAMYPTCYKRLEVTPVNISPLEYTNGTESAPCHKMPLNDLKRRRLEGCFTEHPLEHEIEDCGGASGLTVSLLLFTTIVARILCTLV, encoded by the exons ATGCGATCCGGGATCGCCTCCTCCTCGATTCTTCTCGCCTGCTTCCTATGCGCCGGCTGCTCCGCCAGAGACATGCTCGT AGTGGCACAATGGGCGGACACCTTGGGCGCCGAATTGTGGGAGCTCGCGGAGAAGGTGGCTCGGCCAGACGAGCTATTAATG AAATACAAAGCGATGAACACGCGGGTGGAGGATAAGTCCGGGGAGGAGCTGGTGAGCATAATCAGCGAGAACGTCGGCAGGATGCTGCGGAGGAAGATGGACGCGGTGACCTGTATCCGAATGCAGGCCGAGGCGTACGCGGAGAGCTGggtggacgacgaggaggacggcaATTTCACCTACGTCTCGGGGAAGTTCAGCCGCGTGGCCGGCCAGAGATCGCCCACCCTGCCGGAGAATATGGAGAAGAACGTTGGAGTTTACAG GCCTATGGAGCTGACGCCGGACTCCCATTTCTACAACATACCGGTGAACACGAGCTTCTCGTCGGTCCATATACCGACGAACGTGTACGATATGTCGCCGACGGTTCTGGAGGACATTAAGAAGACGGAGATCCTCGACACCGTGTTCCGCCAGAACTACGAGTCAGACCCGGCCCTGTCGTGGCAGTATTTCGGCTCTGTCTCGGGGATGCTGCGGCAGTACCCAGCCATGCAGTGGAGGCTCGATCTCACCGAGAGCAACGAGGGCGCGGAGGAGTACGTGAAGGAAGGAGACGAAGAGGAAGCAGAAGACAGAGGAGATGAGGGAAAGGTGGACATTTATGATTGCCGAGTGCGCAGCTGGTTCATCGAGGCCGCGACATGCAGCAAGGACATGGTGATCCTGATGGACACCAGCGGCAGCATGACTGGCATGGGGAAGACTATCG CCAGGACAACGGTGAACGCTATTCTGGACACCCTGTCGAACAACGATTTCGTGACGGTGCTGAGCTACACGAACGACACCGACGACGTGGTGCCCTGCTTCAAGGACTTGCTGATCCAAGCCACTCCGGAGAACGTGGAAACGTTTAAGAACGCGATCACAATGGTGAAGACGGAGGGCCTGGCGAATCTGACCGAGGCGTTCAACAGGGGCTTCAACCTCCTGAGGAATTACAGGGAGACGCGTGGGTGCGGGGCAGACACGCCGTGCAATCAGCTAATCATGCTCGTCACCGACGGCGTTCCGGGAAATCTGACTGAG GTTTTCCGAGCGTGGAACTGGCAGGACAACAACACCCACATCCCCGTGCGAGTGTTCACTTTCCTCCTAGGTAAAGAGGTGACGAAGGTCCGCGAGATCCAGTGGATGGCCTGCTTGAATCGCGGCTACTACGCGCACGTGCACACCCAGGAGGAAGTCCGGGAACAGGTGCTGAAATACATCCCTGTAGTCGCGCGGCCCATGGTCCTCCAGGACACGGTGCACCCTGTCGTTTGGACCCACGCGTACGCCGACATCACG AATCCTGCACTCGCCAGTTGGCTGTGGCTGGTGATGCAGCACGAGGAGCAACGGTCCCGGCTTCAGAAACATCTGAAAGGGAAACGCCTGGGCGTGCGAATAAACGAGGACGAAATCTACATACAGCAG CTCCATAAGGACGAGGACGTCCGGCAGGACCCGTCCACCCTGAACTCGACCGCCTGGCAGGAGTACAGGCTGCTCACGTCCGTCAGCACACCCGTGTTCGACCGCAAAGGGAACAGCCGCAACAATCGCACGAGAATAGCGAACCTTTTAGGCGTGGCCGGCACGGACGTGCCGATCGACGACATCCGGAAGCTCACGTTGCCGTACAAGCTCGGCGTGAATGGCTACGCGTTCATCGTCTCCAACAACGGCTACGTGATACTGCACCCGGACCTCAGGCCGGTATTCCGCGGCAGGCTGAAGCTCAACTACAACAGCATCGACCTCACGGAGGTGGAGATCCTGGACGACGGCCGTGGGCCCAG GAACCCCGGGCCGGAGGTGCTGGAGCTGAGGGCGGCGCTGGTGGACCACAAAAGGGGTAGCACGAAAGGCGTGCCCGTGAAATTGCATTACGACGACAATCGGCGGGTGACTATGGAAAGACGCGACTACTTCTACGCGCCCCTTCCTGGGACACCGTTCGGCCTTGCGGTGGCCATACCGAACTACGGCACAACTTGGATCAAG GTGGGGGACGAGATCCGCAGGAACCAGAATCTGAACATCAACATCTCCGACTTCTTCGTGGGGAATAATTGGAGAGTGCATCCCGGCTGGGTGTACTGCCGCTACCACTATCTAGAAGGCCATGAGTTCGACAATCCGGAGGAGGAACTCAGGCACTTCCTGGGCCTGATGCGTAAGCCTGGCTGGCGTTGGTCGGAGCAGTACGACGCCTACCCCATCACTGACGACGACAGCGACGAATCCGCCAATTGTGGTAGTCGGACATTGTCCAGCGACAGCTACTACTGCAACAAGGAGCTGATGCAATTATTGGTGTTCGACGCCAAAGCTACGAACGCCAGCTTCAACGACGACTTCGTGTTGGAGGATCGACGAGCGCAGCATCTAGCAAACGTCTACGGGATCTTCTTGAGATTCGTTGCCACGCAGAGTGGCTTAACCAGATGGCATCACTTGAACACGAGCAAACtacacgaggacgacgatggcaTCGTCTTCGGTGACTTGCACAGGAGGGCTGTGAACGAGCCTTGGTACAAGGGTGCCATTTTCCAGAACATCCAGGATCCCAACAGCATAGCAGTCACAG TTCCCTGGGAAGCAGGCTCGGACGCGATAGTGACCGCCTCTATTGGGATATTCCCCAAAGACGGCGGGAAAACGGCGCCAGCGGCGGTGATCGGCTTTCAAATACACATGAGGGACCTTTATAACAGATTCATTGCTTTGACGTCGTTGTCGAGAAACTCGTCCATGAACTGCTCCCACAACTGGACGAACTGCTACTTGCTCGATCAGAACGGCTACGTGGTGATCTCCAAGGCGAACAAAACCAGTGGCCAGTTCATGGGGACGCAGGAAGGCGCGGTGATGAACTCCATGGTGCAGCAAGGACTTTACAATCCCATCGAGATCTATGATTACCAAGCTTGGTGCGAGGAAGTT CGTATCGAGGATGCGGCGGCCACTCTGATGGACCCCCTGAAGTACGTCTGGAAGCTGTTGCTCTGGTTTCTGCTGCGTGTGACGTGGTTCACGACCCAGTTCGTCAACTTGCCAGTCAGCTTCGCCAAAGTTCACTACGACGAGGACGCCCCGGACCCCCCGCCGCCCCCGCGGCCCTATCTCCATCACTACCCCTGCGATCAGAAGAGGACACTCTACATGATGAACAACACGATCGCTGGCGACGGTATCAGCGACCATCCCGATTACTGCTCAAGGCCGTTCTACGCCCGCCGG GTACCGCACACGAATCTGCTGCTGGTGGTGGTGGACGCCATGTACCCGACCTGTTACAAGAGACTGGAGGTCACGCCTGTGAACATTTCGCCCTTGGAATACACGAACGGGACCGAGAGCGCGCCCTGCCATAAAATGCCGCTGAACGACCTTAAAAGGAGGCGACTGGAGGGCTGCTTCACGGAGCACCCCCTGGAGCACGAGATCGAGGATTGCGGAGGGGCGTCTGGGCTGACCGTATCTCTGTTACTGTTCACCACTATCGTCGCTAGAATTTTATGTACGCTCGTATGA
- the Ca-ma2d gene encoding ca[2+] channel Muscle-specific alpha2/delta subunit isoform X2, giving the protein MRSGIASSSILLACFLCAGCSARDMLVVAQWADTLGAELWELAEKVARPDELLMKYKAMNTRVEDKSGEELVSIISENVGRMLRRKMDAVTCIRMQAEAYAESWVDDEEDGNFTYVSGKFSRVAGQRSPTLPENMEKNVGVYRPMELTPDSHFYNIPVNTSFSSVHIPTNVYDMSPTVLEDIKKTEILDTVFRQNYESDPALSWQYFGSVSGMLRQYPAMQWRLDLTESNEGAEEYVKEGDEEEAEDRGDEGKVDIYDCRVRSWFIEAATCSKDMVILMDTSGSMTGMGKTIARTTVNAILDTLSNNDFVTVLSYTNDTDDVVPCFKDLLIQATPENVETFKNAITMVKTEGLANLTEAFNRGFNLLRNYRETRGCGADTPCNQLIMLVTDGVPGNLTEVFRAWNWQDNNTHIPVRVFTFLLGKEVTKVREIQWMACLNRGYYAHVHTQEEVREQVLKYIPVVARPMVLQDTVHPVVWTHAYADITLHKDEDVRQDPSTLNSTAWQEYRLLTSVSTPVFDRKGNSRNNRTRIANLLGVAGTDVPIDDIRKLTLPYKLGVNGYAFIVSNNGYVILHPDLRPVFRGRLKLNYNSIDLTEVEILDDGRGPRNPGPEVLELRAALVDHKRGSTKGVPVKLHYDDNRRVTMERRDYFYAPLPGTPFGLAVAIPNYGTTWIKVGDEIRRNQNLNINISDFFVGNNWRVHPGWVYCRYHYLEGHEFDNPEEELRHFLGLMRKPGWRWSEQYDAYPITDDDSDESANCGSRTLSSDSYYCNKELMQLLVFDAKATNASFNDDFVLEDRRAQHLANVYGIFLRFVATQSGLTRWHHLNTSKLHEDDDGIVFGDLHRRAVNEPWYKGAIFQNIQDPNSIAVTVPWEAGSDAIVTASIGIFPKDGGKTAPAAVIGFQIHMRDLYNRFIALTSLSRNSSMNCSHNWTNCYLLDQNGYVVISKANKTSGQFMGTQEGAVMNSMVQQGLYNPIEIYDYQAWCEEVRIEDAAATLMDPLKYVWKLLLWFLLRVTWFTTQFVNLPVSFAKVHYDEDAPDPPPPPRPYLHHYPCDQKRTLYMMNNTIAGDGISDHPDYCSRPFYARRVPHTNLLLVVVDAMYPTCYKRLEVTPVNISPLEYTNGTESAPCHKMPLNDLKRRRLEGCFTEHPLEHEIEDCGGASGLTVSLLLFTTIVARILCTLV; this is encoded by the exons ATGCGATCCGGGATCGCCTCCTCCTCGATTCTTCTCGCCTGCTTCCTATGCGCCGGCTGCTCCGCCAGAGACATGCTCGT AGTGGCACAATGGGCGGACACCTTGGGCGCCGAATTGTGGGAGCTCGCGGAGAAGGTGGCTCGGCCAGACGAGCTATTAATG AAATACAAAGCGATGAACACGCGGGTGGAGGATAAGTCCGGGGAGGAGCTGGTGAGCATAATCAGCGAGAACGTCGGCAGGATGCTGCGGAGGAAGATGGACGCGGTGACCTGTATCCGAATGCAGGCCGAGGCGTACGCGGAGAGCTGggtggacgacgaggaggacggcaATTTCACCTACGTCTCGGGGAAGTTCAGCCGCGTGGCCGGCCAGAGATCGCCCACCCTGCCGGAGAATATGGAGAAGAACGTTGGAGTTTACAG GCCTATGGAGCTGACGCCGGACTCCCATTTCTACAACATACCGGTGAACACGAGCTTCTCGTCGGTCCATATACCGACGAACGTGTACGATATGTCGCCGACGGTTCTGGAGGACATTAAGAAGACGGAGATCCTCGACACCGTGTTCCGCCAGAACTACGAGTCAGACCCGGCCCTGTCGTGGCAGTATTTCGGCTCTGTCTCGGGGATGCTGCGGCAGTACCCAGCCATGCAGTGGAGGCTCGATCTCACCGAGAGCAACGAGGGCGCGGAGGAGTACGTGAAGGAAGGAGACGAAGAGGAAGCAGAAGACAGAGGAGATGAGGGAAAGGTGGACATTTATGATTGCCGAGTGCGCAGCTGGTTCATCGAGGCCGCGACATGCAGCAAGGACATGGTGATCCTGATGGACACCAGCGGCAGCATGACTGGCATGGGGAAGACTATCG CCAGGACAACGGTGAACGCTATTCTGGACACCCTGTCGAACAACGATTTCGTGACGGTGCTGAGCTACACGAACGACACCGACGACGTGGTGCCCTGCTTCAAGGACTTGCTGATCCAAGCCACTCCGGAGAACGTGGAAACGTTTAAGAACGCGATCACAATGGTGAAGACGGAGGGCCTGGCGAATCTGACCGAGGCGTTCAACAGGGGCTTCAACCTCCTGAGGAATTACAGGGAGACGCGTGGGTGCGGGGCAGACACGCCGTGCAATCAGCTAATCATGCTCGTCACCGACGGCGTTCCGGGAAATCTGACTGAG GTTTTCCGAGCGTGGAACTGGCAGGACAACAACACCCACATCCCCGTGCGAGTGTTCACTTTCCTCCTAGGTAAAGAGGTGACGAAGGTCCGCGAGATCCAGTGGATGGCCTGCTTGAATCGCGGCTACTACGCGCACGTGCACACCCAGGAGGAAGTCCGGGAACAGGTGCTGAAATACATCCCTGTAGTCGCGCGGCCCATGGTCCTCCAGGACACGGTGCACCCTGTCGTTTGGACCCACGCGTACGCCGACATCACG CTCCATAAGGACGAGGACGTCCGGCAGGACCCGTCCACCCTGAACTCGACCGCCTGGCAGGAGTACAGGCTGCTCACGTCCGTCAGCACACCCGTGTTCGACCGCAAAGGGAACAGCCGCAACAATCGCACGAGAATAGCGAACCTTTTAGGCGTGGCCGGCACGGACGTGCCGATCGACGACATCCGGAAGCTCACGTTGCCGTACAAGCTCGGCGTGAATGGCTACGCGTTCATCGTCTCCAACAACGGCTACGTGATACTGCACCCGGACCTCAGGCCGGTATTCCGCGGCAGGCTGAAGCTCAACTACAACAGCATCGACCTCACGGAGGTGGAGATCCTGGACGACGGCCGTGGGCCCAG GAACCCCGGGCCGGAGGTGCTGGAGCTGAGGGCGGCGCTGGTGGACCACAAAAGGGGTAGCACGAAAGGCGTGCCCGTGAAATTGCATTACGACGACAATCGGCGGGTGACTATGGAAAGACGCGACTACTTCTACGCGCCCCTTCCTGGGACACCGTTCGGCCTTGCGGTGGCCATACCGAACTACGGCACAACTTGGATCAAG GTGGGGGACGAGATCCGCAGGAACCAGAATCTGAACATCAACATCTCCGACTTCTTCGTGGGGAATAATTGGAGAGTGCATCCCGGCTGGGTGTACTGCCGCTACCACTATCTAGAAGGCCATGAGTTCGACAATCCGGAGGAGGAACTCAGGCACTTCCTGGGCCTGATGCGTAAGCCTGGCTGGCGTTGGTCGGAGCAGTACGACGCCTACCCCATCACTGACGACGACAGCGACGAATCCGCCAATTGTGGTAGTCGGACATTGTCCAGCGACAGCTACTACTGCAACAAGGAGCTGATGCAATTATTGGTGTTCGACGCCAAAGCTACGAACGCCAGCTTCAACGACGACTTCGTGTTGGAGGATCGACGAGCGCAGCATCTAGCAAACGTCTACGGGATCTTCTTGAGATTCGTTGCCACGCAGAGTGGCTTAACCAGATGGCATCACTTGAACACGAGCAAACtacacgaggacgacgatggcaTCGTCTTCGGTGACTTGCACAGGAGGGCTGTGAACGAGCCTTGGTACAAGGGTGCCATTTTCCAGAACATCCAGGATCCCAACAGCATAGCAGTCACAG TTCCCTGGGAAGCAGGCTCGGACGCGATAGTGACCGCCTCTATTGGGATATTCCCCAAAGACGGCGGGAAAACGGCGCCAGCGGCGGTGATCGGCTTTCAAATACACATGAGGGACCTTTATAACAGATTCATTGCTTTGACGTCGTTGTCGAGAAACTCGTCCATGAACTGCTCCCACAACTGGACGAACTGCTACTTGCTCGATCAGAACGGCTACGTGGTGATCTCCAAGGCGAACAAAACCAGTGGCCAGTTCATGGGGACGCAGGAAGGCGCGGTGATGAACTCCATGGTGCAGCAAGGACTTTACAATCCCATCGAGATCTATGATTACCAAGCTTGGTGCGAGGAAGTT CGTATCGAGGATGCGGCGGCCACTCTGATGGACCCCCTGAAGTACGTCTGGAAGCTGTTGCTCTGGTTTCTGCTGCGTGTGACGTGGTTCACGACCCAGTTCGTCAACTTGCCAGTCAGCTTCGCCAAAGTTCACTACGACGAGGACGCCCCGGACCCCCCGCCGCCCCCGCGGCCCTATCTCCATCACTACCCCTGCGATCAGAAGAGGACACTCTACATGATGAACAACACGATCGCTGGCGACGGTATCAGCGACCATCCCGATTACTGCTCAAGGCCGTTCTACGCCCGCCGG GTACCGCACACGAATCTGCTGCTGGTGGTGGTGGACGCCATGTACCCGACCTGTTACAAGAGACTGGAGGTCACGCCTGTGAACATTTCGCCCTTGGAATACACGAACGGGACCGAGAGCGCGCCCTGCCATAAAATGCCGCTGAACGACCTTAAAAGGAGGCGACTGGAGGGCTGCTTCACGGAGCACCCCCTGGAGCACGAGATCGAGGATTGCGGAGGGGCGTCTGGGCTGACCGTATCTCTGTTACTGTTCACCACTATCGTCGCTAGAATTTTATGTACGCTCGTATGA
- the Ca-ma2d gene encoding ca[2+] channel Muscle-specific alpha2/delta subunit isoform X3: protein MRSGIASSSILLACFLCAGCSARDMLVVAQWADTLGAELWELAEKVARPDELLMKYKAMNTRVEDKSGEELVSIISENVGRMLRRKMDAVTCIRMQAEAYAESWVDDEEDGNFTYVSGKFSRVAGQRSPTLPENMEKNVGVYRPMELTPDSHFYNIPVNTSFSSVHIPTNVYDMSPTVLEDIKKTEILDTVFRQNYESDPALSWQYFGSVSGMLRQYPAMQWRLDLTESNEGAEEYVKEGDEEEAEDRGDEGKVDIYDCRVRSWFIEAATCSKDMVILMDTSGSMTGMGKTIARTTVNAILDTLSNNDFVTVLSYTNDTDDVVPCFKDLLIQATPENVETFKNAITMVKTEGLANLTEAFNRGFNLLRNYRETRGCGADTPCNQLIMLVTDGVPGNLTEVFRAWNWQDNNTHIPVRVFTFLLGKEVTKVREIQWMACLNRGYYAHVHTQEEVREQVLKYIPVVARPMVLQDTVHPVVWTHAYADITNPALASWLWLVMQHEEQRSRLQKHLKGKRLGVRINEDEIYIQQLHKDEDVRQDPSTLNSTAWQEYRLLTSVSTPVFDRKGNSRNNRTRIANLLGVAGTDVPIDDIRKLTLPYKLGVNGYAFIVSNNGYVILHPDLRPVFRGRLKLNYNSIDLTEVEILDDGRGPRNPGPEVLELRAALVDHKRGSTKGVPVKLHYDDNRRVTMERRDYFYAPLPGTPFGLAVAIPNYGTTWIKVGDEIRRNQNLNINISDFFVGNNWRVHPGWVYCRYHYLEGHEFDNPEEELRHFLGLMRKPGWRWSEQYDAYPITDDDSDESANCGSRTLSSDSYYCNKELMQLLVFDAKATNASFNDDFVLEDRRAQHLANVYGIFLRFVATQSGLTRWHHLNTSKLHEDDDGIVFGDLHRRAVNEPWYKGAIFQNIQDPNSIAVTVPWEAGSDAIVTASIGIFPKDGGKTAPAAVIGFQIHMRDLYNRFIALTSLSRNSSMNCSHNWTNCYLLDQNGYVVISKANKTSGQFMGTQEGAVMNSMVQQGLYNPIEIYDYQAWCEEVRVS, encoded by the exons ATGCGATCCGGGATCGCCTCCTCCTCGATTCTTCTCGCCTGCTTCCTATGCGCCGGCTGCTCCGCCAGAGACATGCTCGT AGTGGCACAATGGGCGGACACCTTGGGCGCCGAATTGTGGGAGCTCGCGGAGAAGGTGGCTCGGCCAGACGAGCTATTAATG AAATACAAAGCGATGAACACGCGGGTGGAGGATAAGTCCGGGGAGGAGCTGGTGAGCATAATCAGCGAGAACGTCGGCAGGATGCTGCGGAGGAAGATGGACGCGGTGACCTGTATCCGAATGCAGGCCGAGGCGTACGCGGAGAGCTGggtggacgacgaggaggacggcaATTTCACCTACGTCTCGGGGAAGTTCAGCCGCGTGGCCGGCCAGAGATCGCCCACCCTGCCGGAGAATATGGAGAAGAACGTTGGAGTTTACAG GCCTATGGAGCTGACGCCGGACTCCCATTTCTACAACATACCGGTGAACACGAGCTTCTCGTCGGTCCATATACCGACGAACGTGTACGATATGTCGCCGACGGTTCTGGAGGACATTAAGAAGACGGAGATCCTCGACACCGTGTTCCGCCAGAACTACGAGTCAGACCCGGCCCTGTCGTGGCAGTATTTCGGCTCTGTCTCGGGGATGCTGCGGCAGTACCCAGCCATGCAGTGGAGGCTCGATCTCACCGAGAGCAACGAGGGCGCGGAGGAGTACGTGAAGGAAGGAGACGAAGAGGAAGCAGAAGACAGAGGAGATGAGGGAAAGGTGGACATTTATGATTGCCGAGTGCGCAGCTGGTTCATCGAGGCCGCGACATGCAGCAAGGACATGGTGATCCTGATGGACACCAGCGGCAGCATGACTGGCATGGGGAAGACTATCG CCAGGACAACGGTGAACGCTATTCTGGACACCCTGTCGAACAACGATTTCGTGACGGTGCTGAGCTACACGAACGACACCGACGACGTGGTGCCCTGCTTCAAGGACTTGCTGATCCAAGCCACTCCGGAGAACGTGGAAACGTTTAAGAACGCGATCACAATGGTGAAGACGGAGGGCCTGGCGAATCTGACCGAGGCGTTCAACAGGGGCTTCAACCTCCTGAGGAATTACAGGGAGACGCGTGGGTGCGGGGCAGACACGCCGTGCAATCAGCTAATCATGCTCGTCACCGACGGCGTTCCGGGAAATCTGACTGAG GTTTTCCGAGCGTGGAACTGGCAGGACAACAACACCCACATCCCCGTGCGAGTGTTCACTTTCCTCCTAGGTAAAGAGGTGACGAAGGTCCGCGAGATCCAGTGGATGGCCTGCTTGAATCGCGGCTACTACGCGCACGTGCACACCCAGGAGGAAGTCCGGGAACAGGTGCTGAAATACATCCCTGTAGTCGCGCGGCCCATGGTCCTCCAGGACACGGTGCACCCTGTCGTTTGGACCCACGCGTACGCCGACATCACG AATCCTGCACTCGCCAGTTGGCTGTGGCTGGTGATGCAGCACGAGGAGCAACGGTCCCGGCTTCAGAAACATCTGAAAGGGAAACGCCTGGGCGTGCGAATAAACGAGGACGAAATCTACATACAGCAG CTCCATAAGGACGAGGACGTCCGGCAGGACCCGTCCACCCTGAACTCGACCGCCTGGCAGGAGTACAGGCTGCTCACGTCCGTCAGCACACCCGTGTTCGACCGCAAAGGGAACAGCCGCAACAATCGCACGAGAATAGCGAACCTTTTAGGCGTGGCCGGCACGGACGTGCCGATCGACGACATCCGGAAGCTCACGTTGCCGTACAAGCTCGGCGTGAATGGCTACGCGTTCATCGTCTCCAACAACGGCTACGTGATACTGCACCCGGACCTCAGGCCGGTATTCCGCGGCAGGCTGAAGCTCAACTACAACAGCATCGACCTCACGGAGGTGGAGATCCTGGACGACGGCCGTGGGCCCAG GAACCCCGGGCCGGAGGTGCTGGAGCTGAGGGCGGCGCTGGTGGACCACAAAAGGGGTAGCACGAAAGGCGTGCCCGTGAAATTGCATTACGACGACAATCGGCGGGTGACTATGGAAAGACGCGACTACTTCTACGCGCCCCTTCCTGGGACACCGTTCGGCCTTGCGGTGGCCATACCGAACTACGGCACAACTTGGATCAAG GTGGGGGACGAGATCCGCAGGAACCAGAATCTGAACATCAACATCTCCGACTTCTTCGTGGGGAATAATTGGAGAGTGCATCCCGGCTGGGTGTACTGCCGCTACCACTATCTAGAAGGCCATGAGTTCGACAATCCGGAGGAGGAACTCAGGCACTTCCTGGGCCTGATGCGTAAGCCTGGCTGGCGTTGGTCGGAGCAGTACGACGCCTACCCCATCACTGACGACGACAGCGACGAATCCGCCAATTGTGGTAGTCGGACATTGTCCAGCGACAGCTACTACTGCAACAAGGAGCTGATGCAATTATTGGTGTTCGACGCCAAAGCTACGAACGCCAGCTTCAACGACGACTTCGTGTTGGAGGATCGACGAGCGCAGCATCTAGCAAACGTCTACGGGATCTTCTTGAGATTCGTTGCCACGCAGAGTGGCTTAACCAGATGGCATCACTTGAACACGAGCAAACtacacgaggacgacgatggcaTCGTCTTCGGTGACTTGCACAGGAGGGCTGTGAACGAGCCTTGGTACAAGGGTGCCATTTTCCAGAACATCCAGGATCCCAACAGCATAGCAGTCACAG TTCCCTGGGAAGCAGGCTCGGACGCGATAGTGACCGCCTCTATTGGGATATTCCCCAAAGACGGCGGGAAAACGGCGCCAGCGGCGGTGATCGGCTTTCAAATACACATGAGGGACCTTTATAACAGATTCATTGCTTTGACGTCGTTGTCGAGAAACTCGTCCATGAACTGCTCCCACAACTGGACGAACTGCTACTTGCTCGATCAGAACGGCTACGTGGTGATCTCCAAGGCGAACAAAACCAGTGGCCAGTTCATGGGGACGCAGGAAGGCGCGGTGATGAACTCCATGGTGCAGCAAGGACTTTACAATCCCATCGAGATCTATGATTACCAAGCTTGGTGCGAGGAAGTT CGTGTCTCGTGA